Proteins from one Setaria italica strain Yugu1 chromosome V, Setaria_italica_v2.0, whole genome shotgun sequence genomic window:
- the LOC101772734 gene encoding L10-interacting MYB domain-containing protein encodes MNHNHANWDEGTTKTLLDLCIAQKNQFNWSNRCLSKLGWKNVYRSFNQQTGLHLGSKQLQNKLNALRRTFLSWTALQNQSSLGHDTQTGGVAADPTYWEDDEADTSDGAAPPRSQPSSVKAPPFLEELYELYGHDPQDRGTLLTT; translated from the exons ATGAATCATAACCATGCCAACTGGGATGAGGGCACGACGAAAACTTTGCTGGACTTGTGCATTGCTCAGAAGAACCAGTTCAATTGGAGCAACAGATGCCTTAGTAAGTTGGGATGGAAGAACGTGTACCGCAGCTTCAACCAACAGACTGGGTTGCatttgggcagcaagcagctgcagaacaagctCAACGCCCTGCGGAGAACATTCCTGAGCTGGACGGCCTTGCAAAACCAATCTAGTTTAGGGCACGACACACAAACTGGTGGTGTTGCTGCTGATCCCACCTATTGGGAGGACGACGAAGCG GACACCAGTGATGGTGCTGCCCCGCCGAGGTCCCAGCCGAGTTCTGTTAAGGCTCCACCTTTCCTCGAAGAATTGTATGAGTTGTATGGCCATGACCCCCAAGACAGGGGCACCTTGCTGACGACATGA
- the LOC101773145 gene encoding mitogen-activated protein kinase kinase kinase 18, which translates to MAAGAVSGNWRRLHTLGRGASGAVVSLAADGASGELFAVKSAAAAHAAAALRRERGVLAGLSSPHVVRCVGGAEGADGSYQLFLEYAPGGSLADEVARNGGSLGERAVRAYAADVARGLAYLHARSVVHGDVKARNVVIGADGRAKLADFGSARAPGSARAIGGTPAFMAPEVARGEEQGPAADVWALGCTVIEMATGRAPWSDMDDVLAALHRIGYTDAVPEVPSWLSAEAKDFLACCFARDAADRWTAAELLEHPFVAFAGADEKARWVSPKSTLDAAFWESESDDEADEMPEDAAERIKSLACSASAFPDWDCEEGWIDVLGEQQSEVQVASSAPSKVSGVAAVPAGGLAVGGGVLSDDELETEDVPFAGDAPAADASVGRQSKRCSSSDCHVGVLPFQLVLCCNGVIIDEIKLWLPTKFAVLLCLIFLVHTLLTPNCSSVYETDHDRCLDVATEGKFLFIQLPLCVPPTVPYRALCLLVALMLRNPLSTPFF; encoded by the exons ATGGCGGCGGGTGCCGTGAGCGGGAACTGGAGGAGGCTCCACACGCTGGGCCGCGGCGCGTCGGGCGCCGTGGTGTCCCTCGCGGCGGACGGCGCGTCGGGGGAGCTGTTCGCGGTCaagtcggcggccgcggcccacgcggcggcggcgctgaggcGGGAGCGCGGGGTGCTGGCGGGTCTGTCCTCGCCCCACGTCGTGCGctgcgtcggcggcgccgagggCGCGGACGGGTCGTACCAGCTCTTCCTCGAGTACGCCCCCGGCGGGTCGCTCGCCGACGAGGTGGCCCGGAATGGGGGATCCCTCGGGGAGCGCGCCGTCCGGGCGTACGCGGCGGACGTGGCGCGCGGGCTGGCGTACCTCCACGCCCGCTCCGTCGTGCACGGGGACGTCAAGGCGCGGAACGTGGTGATCGGCGCCGACGGCCGCGCCAAGCTCGCGGACTTCGGGAGCGCGAGGGCGCCCGGCTCCGCGCGCGCGATCGGGGGCACGCCGGCGTTCATGGCGCCCGAGGTCGCCCGCGGGGAGGAGCAGGGCCCGGCCGCCGACGTCTGGGCGCTCGGGTGCACGGTCATCGAGATGGCCACCGGCCGCGCCCCGTGGAGCGACATGGACGACGTCCTCGCGGCACTCCACCGGATCGGGTACACGGACGCCGTGCCGGAGGTGCCATCCTGGCTGTCAGCGGAGGCCAAAGACTTCCTTGCCTGCTGCTTCGCGAGAGACGCCGCCGACCGGTGGACCGCCGCGGAGCTCCTGGAGCATCCGTTCGTGGCattcgccggcgccgacgagaaGGCCCGGTGGGTGTCCCCCAAGAGCACGCTGGACGCCGCATTTTGGGAGTCGGAGTCCGACGACGAGGCTGACGAGATGCCGGAGGACGCGGCGGAGAGGATCAAGTCGCTGGCGTGCTCCGCCTCGGCGTTCCCCGACTGGGACTGCGAGGAAGGCTGGATCGATGTGCTCGGCGAGCAGCAGAGCGAGGTCCAGGTGGCGAGCAGCGCGCCAAGCAAGGTGTCCGGCGTCGCGGCCGTGCCAGCTGGAGGCTTggctgtcggcggcggcgtcctcagTGATGATGAACTGGAAACAGAGGACGTGCCGTTCGCTGGCGATGCTCCTGCAGCCGATGCTTCAGTTGGGCGTCAGAGCAAACGCTGTTCGAGTTCAGACTGCCATGTAGGAGTACTGCCATTTCAGCTAGTACTTTGCTGTAACGGAGTTATTATTGATGAAATAAAATTATGGCTTCCCACAAAATTCGCTGTGCTGCTCTGCTTAATTTTCCTCGTTCATACTCTGCTCACGCCTAATTGTTCATCTGTCTACGAGACAGACCACGATCG ATGTCTCGACGTCGCAACGGAGGGAAAATTCCTATTTATTCAACTGCCGCTGTGCGTGCCTCCAACGGTGCCGTACCGTGCACTTTGTCTTCTTGTTGCGCTCATGCTCCGGAACCCTCTGTCcactccttttttttaa